From the Streptomyces sp. KMM 9044 genome, one window contains:
- a CDS encoding glycosyltransferase — MDPSPSGRRPRVLHITQPVDGGVARVLTDLVRTQVADGLDVTAVCPDSPLALRLRGLGAQVRNWRSTRSPAPSLVREVTHLARLIDEVRPDLVHAHSAKAGLAGRLAVRGRIPTVFQPHAWSFEAVGGATAALALTWERWGARWAARVVCVSEAERATGVRAGITGRWTVIPNGIDPERFCPAGTDTVRAGLAQLAALHPATPLVVCVGRLCRQKGQDVLLRAWDAVVRRVPAARLVLVGDGPDHDRLRARAPGSVLFAGAVPDASPWYQAADLVVLPSRWEGMALAPLEAMACGRPVVVTDVDGARESLPPSFSPRCLVPPENPAALAGALSGLLLDPPLRESLGVLGRRHVRSVHDVRHTAEQVTDVYRDLLDSWPSSRRTRPSRAVEQARPLDAGCRTGTANRVTQRVEPTKYRESIRS, encoded by the coding sequence ATGGACCCGTCCCCCTCCGGCCGCCGGCCACGGGTGCTGCACATCACCCAGCCGGTGGACGGCGGAGTCGCACGCGTGCTGACCGACCTGGTCCGTACGCAGGTGGCGGACGGCCTGGACGTCACCGCGGTCTGCCCCGACAGCCCACTCGCCCTCCGCCTGCGGGGGCTCGGCGCGCAGGTACGGAACTGGCGGTCGACACGGTCGCCCGCTCCGTCGCTCGTGCGGGAGGTGACGCACCTCGCGCGGCTGATCGACGAGGTGCGCCCCGATCTGGTGCACGCGCACAGCGCGAAGGCCGGGCTCGCCGGGCGGCTCGCGGTGCGCGGACGGATTCCGACGGTCTTCCAGCCGCACGCCTGGTCGTTCGAGGCGGTGGGCGGAGCCACCGCGGCGCTCGCGCTCACATGGGAGCGATGGGGGGCACGCTGGGCCGCACGGGTGGTGTGCGTGAGCGAGGCGGAACGGGCGACCGGCGTGCGTGCCGGGATCACCGGACGGTGGACCGTCATCCCCAACGGCATCGATCCCGAGCGCTTCTGCCCGGCCGGCACCGACACCGTGCGCGCCGGGCTCGCCCAGCTCGCCGCCCTCCACCCCGCGACGCCGCTCGTGGTCTGTGTGGGGCGGCTCTGCCGGCAGAAGGGACAGGACGTCCTGCTGCGGGCGTGGGACGCCGTCGTGCGGCGGGTGCCCGCCGCACGGCTCGTCCTGGTCGGTGACGGACCGGACCACGACCGGCTGCGCGCACGGGCGCCGGGGTCCGTACTGTTCGCGGGAGCCGTCCCCGACGCCTCTCCCTGGTACCAGGCCGCCGATCTCGTGGTCCTGCCGTCCCGTTGGGAGGGTATGGCCCTCGCCCCGCTGGAGGCGATGGCCTGCGGGCGTCCCGTGGTGGTCACGGACGTCGACGGCGCCCGCGAGAGCCTGCCGCCGTCCTTCTCCCCCCGTTGTCTGGTACCGCCGGAGAACCCGGCGGCGCTGGCCGGGGCCCTGTCCGGGCTGCTGCTCGACCCGCCACTGCGTGAGTCGCTCGGTGTCCTGGGCCGTCGGCACGTGCGGTCCGTCCACGACGTACGGCACACCGCCGAGCAGGTCACCGACGTCTACCGAGACCTGCTCGACAGCTGGCCCTCCAGCCGGAGGACACGTCCGTCCCGGGCCGTCGAGCAGGCGCGGCCGCTCGACGCTGGCTGCCGCACCGGAACGGCGAACCGGGTCACGCAGCGCGTCGAGCCCACCAAGTACAGGGAGTCCATCCGCTCGTGA
- a CDS encoding DUF3344 domain-containing protein, producing the protein MRHSLGQLLRPATVGVLALVAMWAPWGSPAASPATSPAAAPAPEASSLPFDQRYHALQHGGIVRAANSSATCRTNRPPACTDAQAGAQAVNGDFDMFYVDVDRDPNTYNSSRAEVRLPSGSRVTYARLYWGGNLRVGEQKPAQDNERVLIAEPGGAYKELLADTVVGHDVADGADAFQASADVTGLVRDSGPGLYTVAQVNVAAGRSAAGAWGGWTLVVAYANPAEPLRHISLWDGFAPLKSRTGPEVRLSGLDLAGDTKGLVGLVAYNGDRGTTGDSLTVTSGSPASATAFADSANPVGDVLNSTISGPTGTAPARVPAYSNTLGYDSDVFTLGSDLLRAGDRVSFLLSSRADAAWAGVLFTAVDARP; encoded by the coding sequence ATGCGCCATTCCCTGGGCCAGTTGCTCCGCCCTGCCACGGTGGGCGTCCTCGCACTTGTCGCGATGTGGGCGCCCTGGGGCTCCCCGGCCGCCTCGCCGGCCACCTCCCCTGCCGCGGCGCCCGCGCCGGAGGCGAGCAGTCTCCCGTTCGACCAGCGGTATCACGCGCTCCAGCACGGAGGCATCGTGCGCGCGGCCAACTCCTCCGCCACCTGCCGCACGAACCGGCCCCCCGCCTGCACGGACGCGCAGGCGGGGGCGCAGGCGGTGAACGGCGACTTCGACATGTTCTACGTCGACGTCGACCGCGACCCGAACACCTACAACTCCTCCCGCGCGGAGGTCCGCCTGCCCTCCGGCTCCCGGGTGACGTACGCACGCCTGTACTGGGGCGGCAACCTGCGCGTGGGCGAACAGAAGCCGGCACAGGACAACGAGCGGGTGCTGATCGCCGAACCCGGCGGGGCGTACAAGGAGCTCCTCGCGGACACCGTCGTCGGACACGACGTGGCGGACGGCGCGGACGCCTTCCAGGCCTCGGCGGACGTGACCGGGCTGGTGCGCGACAGCGGGCCGGGTCTGTACACCGTGGCGCAGGTCAACGTGGCCGCCGGCCGGTCGGCGGCCGGCGCCTGGGGCGGCTGGACCCTGGTGGTGGCGTACGCGAACCCGGCGGAGCCACTGCGGCACATCTCGCTCTGGGACGGCTTCGCGCCGCTGAAGTCCCGCACGGGACCCGAGGTCCGGCTCAGCGGTCTGGACCTCGCCGGGGACACGAAGGGCCTGGTGGGACTGGTGGCGTACAACGGCGACCGCGGCACCACCGGCGACTCGCTCACCGTGACCAGCGGCTCGCCCGCCTCCGCCACGGCGTTCGCCGACTCCGCCAACCCGGTCGGCGACGTCCTGAACTCCACCATCAGCGGGCCCACCGGGACTGCCCCGGCGCGGGTGCCGGCGTACTCCAACACCCTCGGCTACGACTCCGACGTGTTCACCCTCGGAAGTGACCTGTTGCGCGCCGGCGACCGGGTGAGCTTCCTGCTCTCGTCCCGGGCCGACGCGGCCTGGGCCGGCGTGCTCTTCACCGCCGTCGACGCCCGGCCGTGA